A section of the Micromonas commoda chromosome 14, complete sequence genome encodes:
- a CDS encoding predicted protein, giving the protein MRRSPARSTLGLCLSLACLALVWHALTLAGWLTSRVTAARGYLRDVGDLTDLAERPGIREAVRSVVASGALARLERDVVGRLHVVDDETMSVGVDVSHSGEATWVYRRYQQALRSSSSPGKRDGNKSARLDPGFAPLVVDVGANDGFLSSNSYNLARWGFSTVLVEPNPAMLALAREAQEPMIDPYHEGVQRGCYVNAGMAGVEAATTMKLKVGGDVVAMESSLVDVGGASGGGGVGKNGRGDDSREQKLAQLRGGGAWGGDVIEVDVLPASEVAKRCDVPKDFALLSVDAEGVGDAVLREWIVAGHKPRWILYESMHNPTPFDVTKEWLEGKGWRYVRKIGWNHAFELEELSARLRPVP; this is encoded by the coding sequence ATGCGCAGgtctcccgcgcggtcgacgctGGGCCTGTGCCTCTCGCTCGCGTGCCTAGCGCTGGTGTGGCACGCGCTCACCCTCGCGGGCTGGCTCacctcgcgcgtcaccgccgcgcggggctacctccgcgacgtcggggacCTCACCGATCTCGCGGAGCGCCCCGGGATCCGGGAGGCGGTGCGTTCGGTCGTGGCGTCtggggcgctcgcgcggctggAGAGGGACGTGGTCGGCAGGCTTcacgtcgtggacgacgagacgatgtccgtcggcgtggacgtgagccacagcggcgaggcgacgtgGGTCTACCGGCGGTACCAGCAGGCGCtccgatcgtcgtcgtcgcccgggaAGAGGGACGGGAACAAGTCGGCACGATTGGACCCCGGCTTCgcgcccctcgtcgtcgacgtcggcgccaacGACGGCTTCCTCAGCTCCAATTCCTACAACCTCGCGCGTTGGGGGTTCTCCACCGTACTCGTCGAACCCAATCCCGCCAtgctcgccctcgccagaGAGGCGCAGGAGCCGATGATCGATCCCTACCACGAGGGGGTTCAGCGCGGCTGTTACGTCAACGCGGGGATGGcgggggtggaggcggcgacgacgatgaaaCTGAAGGtgggcggggacgtcgtgGCGATGGAATCGtcgctcgtggacgtcggcggcgcgagcggcggcggcggcgtgggcaagaacgggcggggcgacgactcGAGGGAGCAAAAGTTGGCGCAGctgcgaggcggcggggcttGGGGCGGGGACGTCATCGAGGTCGACGTGCTTCCCGCGTCCGAGGTGGCGAAGCGGTGCGACGTCCCCAAGGACTTCGCGCTCCTCTCtgtggacgcggagggcgtgGGAGACGCCGTGCTCCGGGAGTGGATCGTCGCGGGGCACAAGCCTCGATGGATCCTTTACGAGTCAATGCACAACCCGACCCCTTTTGACGTCACCAAGGAGTGGCTCGAGGGCAAGGGGTGGAGGTACGTCCGGAAGATCGGGTGGAACCACGCGTTCGAGCTTGAGGAGCTCAGCGCGCGGCTCAGGCCGGTGCCATAA
- a CDS encoding predicted protein, producing the protein MPTKPAPPPVSDGHPGERHAFRRRHVPSSSSSPHASFDSETSFQSCVSFISDELLETSQVPSPTAPATRVGIGESASPRTPDRRPMTASRLPTRPAPPARARFGARAEVRFMTTSEKTAGGWTLVASASGGGVSAAFESDRDRPSALRGVDLVALRDALRVESMECTDGKVSIARLNACLHRIVPPASRASAATVSSLFAAVDSEGTGAVDVADLIAAASALCASPTDPTARMRVAFDACCDDDDVQSQSQSQSQSQSQSQSQSQSQSQSQSQSQSQSQSQDARPRVLSKRRLRTMLRGAVVAAAAAVFAHAPLNPGSDENDENVDPNGDANGGGGQSQSQNQNQNQNQNVVTLTCAGGGRVVAPRLTSSSGATSTAFRTATSIESYADALVDDLFATHDTDWVGAVTWNDAREYALGCAFLRAWFGLDRIIR; encoded by the exons ATGCCGAcgaagcccgcgccgccgcccgtttCCGACGGGCACCCCGGCGAGAGACACGCGTTCAGGCGCCGGCacgtcccgtcgtcgtcgtcgtcgccgcacgccTCGTTCGACTCGGAGACGTCGTTCCAGTCGTGCGTCTCGTTCATCtcggacgagctcctcgagacCTCCCAGGTCCcgtccccgacggcgcccgcgacgcgcgtgggcatcggcgagagcgcgtcgccgaggacgcccgATCGGCGGCCgatgacggcgtcgcggctgccgacgcgcccggcgcccccggcgcgggcgcggttcGGAGCGCGAGCCGAGGTGCGATTCATGACGACGTCCGAGAAAACGGCCGGCGGGTGGACGCTggtggcgtccgcctccggTGGGGGCGTATCCGCCGCGTTTGAGTCCGACCGCGATCGACCCTCCGCGctgcgcggcgtggacctcgtcgccctgcgcgacgccctccgggTCGAGTCGATGGAGTGCACCGACGGGAAGgtgtccatcgcgcggcTCAACGCGTGCCTCCACAG GAtcgtcccgcccgcgtcgcgcgcttcggCCGCCACGGTGTCCtcgctcttcgccgccgtcgactctgaaggcaccggcgccgtcgacgtcgcggacctgatcgccgccgcctcggcgctgtgcgcgtcgccgacggacccgacggcgcgtatgcgcgtcgccttcgacgcgtgctgcgacgacgacgacgtccaaagccaaagccaaagccaaagccaaagccaaagccaaagccaaagccaaagccaaagccaaagccaaagccaaagccaaagccaaagccaaagccaaagccaagacgcgcgaccgcgcgtccTCTCGAAGCGCCGGCTTCGGACCatgcttcgcggcgccgtcgtcgcggcggcggcggcggtgtttGCGCACGCGCCCCTCAACCCCGGGtccgacgagaacgacgaaAACGTCGACCCGAACGGGGACGCaaacgggggcggcgggcaaagccaaagccaaaaccaaaaccaaaaccaaaaccaaaacgtCGTGACGCTGACGTGCGCCgggggcggtcgcgtcgtcgcgccgaggctgacgtcgTCATCCGGTGCAACGTCGACCGCGTTtcgaacggcgacgtcgatcgAATcgtacgcggacgcgctggtggacgatCTGTTCGCCACGCACGACACGGACTGGGTCGGGGCGGTGACGtggaacgacgcgagggagtaCGCGCTCGGGTGCGCGTTTCTCAGGGCGTGGTTCGGGTTGGACCGAATCATTCGGTGA